The following coding sequences lie in one Nycticebus coucang isolate mNycCou1 chromosome 20, mNycCou1.pri, whole genome shotgun sequence genomic window:
- the LOC128572541 gene encoding olfactory receptor 2T6, with protein sequence MNENNKTLSSDFILTGLFTQSKASGFLFSVICAIFFMAMVANGVMIFLVHTDPHLHTPMYFLLGHLSFIDMMYISTTVPKMLVDYLVGKGTISFVACTAQYFLYMGFVGAEFFLLGLMAYDRYVAICHPLHYPVLMSRRVCWMILASSWFGGALDSFLLTPITMSLPFCASHEINHFFCEAPTMLRLACGDKAAYETVMYICCVMMLLIPFSVVIASYSRILITVQQMKSAEGKKKAFVTCSSHMIVVTLFYGAALYMYMLPQSYHTPIKDKVFSAFYTIVTPLLNPLIYSLRNRDVAGALKRVMARCRVAWGAPRK encoded by the coding sequence ATGAATGAAAACAACAAGACCTTGTCCAGTGATTTCATCCTCACTGGGCTCTTCACTCAAAGTAAAGCCTCAGGATTCCTTTTCAGTGTCATttgtgccattttcttcatggccatGGTAGCTAATGGGGTCATGATCTTCCTAGTCCACACAGACCCTCACCTCCACACACCCATGTACTTCCTCCTCGGCCACCTCTCCTTCATTGACATGATGTACATCTCCACTACTGTGCCCAAGATGCTGGTTGATTACCTTGTGGGCAAGGGAACCATCTCCTTTGTTGCCTGTACAGCTCAGTACTTTCTATACATGGGCTTTGTGGGGGCTGAATTCTTCTTGCTGGGGCTTATGGCCTATGACCGTTATGTGGCCATCTGCCACCCGCTCCACTATCCTGTCCTCATGAGTCGGCGGGTCTGCTGGATGATCTTAGCCAGCTCTTGGTTTGGAGGTGCTTTGGACAGTTTCCTCCTCACCCCTATCACCATGAGTCTTCCATTCTGTGCCTCTCATGAAATCAATCATTTTTTCTGTGAGGCACCCACCATGCTGAGGCTGGCCTGTGGGGACAAAGCTGCCTATGAAACAGTGATGTACATTTGCTGTGTCATGATGTTGCTGATCCCCTTCTCCGTAGTGATTGCATCCTACTCCCGGATTCTCATCACAGTGCAGCAGATGAAGTCAGCGGAAGGGAAGAAGAAGGCTTTTGTCACCTGTTCCTCACACATGATTGTGGTGACTCTGTTCTATGGGGCTGCCTTGTACATGTATATGCTTCCACAATCCTACCACACCCCAATCAAAGACAAAGTCTTCTCTGCCTTTTATACCATAGTGACCCCTCTGTTAAACCCTCTCATCTATAGTCTCAGGAACAGAGATGTGGCAGGGGCCTTGAAGAGAGTTATGGCAAGATGTCGAGTGGCCTGGGGTGCACCAAGAAAATAA